A region from the Geobacter benzoatilyticus genome encodes:
- a CDS encoding precorrin-2 dehydrogenase/sirohydrochlorin ferrochelatase family protein: protein MIQFPVNLNIRNRPAVIIGGGAIATRKCLLLLDAGARITVIAPSIAPRLEELAADARITCHRRPYAAGDLEGAFLVFAATDDPAVNLAVAGEASDLDILADIVDAPERGSFTTPAVMHRGDLAIAVSTGGKSPALARRLRNDLARQFGPEYAETLAILGAVREKLLTARGNTPYNKSILRALADANLPELIRQGEYDAIDRLLVTHAGPGFTLADLETRPEDLP from the coding sequence ATGATCCAGTTCCCCGTCAACCTGAATATCCGCAACCGCCCGGCAGTAATTATCGGCGGCGGTGCCATTGCCACGCGCAAGTGCCTCCTTCTCCTGGATGCAGGAGCACGGATCACCGTAATTGCACCGTCAATCGCCCCCCGCCTGGAGGAACTTGCAGCGGATGCGAGAATCACCTGCCACCGCAGGCCATATGCCGCGGGGGATCTTGAAGGTGCGTTCCTGGTCTTTGCCGCCACTGACGACCCTGCCGTGAATCTGGCGGTGGCCGGGGAGGCATCGGACCTCGACATACTTGCGGACATTGTGGATGCCCCGGAACGGGGTAGCTTCACAACCCCCGCCGTCATGCACCGGGGCGACCTCGCCATTGCAGTTTCAACGGGGGGGAAAAGTCCGGCCCTGGCCCGGCGGCTCCGCAACGACCTGGCGCGGCAATTCGGCCCTGAATACGCAGAAACACTGGCTATACTCGGTGCGGTACGTGAAAAGCTGTTGACTGCCCGTGGCAACACCCCCTACAATAAGTCGATTTTACGCGCCCTTGCCGACGCAAACCTCCCCGAGCTGATCCGGCAGGGGGAGTACGATGCGATCGACCGACTCCTCGTGACCCACGCCGGCCCCGGATTCACCCTGGCCGACCTGGAGACGAGACCCGAGGACCTCCCATGA